One window of Thermoplasmata archaeon genomic DNA carries:
- a CDS encoding thiolase family protein produces EVIAEKYKLTREEIDEFAYQSHMKANKATVNGLFADEIIPVKVSNAVINTDEGIRPDTTIEKLLKLKTVAKDGKFVTAGNASQLSDGAGALAVMSDDKARELDIEPLMKIIGYNSVGVDPLYVMEAPIPGIKKLLEKTGFKVEDIDLFEHNEAYASASVAVKKALNIPDDKFNVNGGAVALGHPLGASGARVLTTLIYNLIHYKKRYGIASLCLGGGNAVSMLIENLKM; encoded by the coding sequence GGGAAGTCATAGCAGAGAAATACAAACTTACTAGAGAAGAGATTGATGAATTTGCATATCAAAGTCATATGAAAGCTAATAAAGCTACTGTCAATGGTCTGTTTGCAGATGAGATTATTCCTGTTAAAGTCTCAAATGCTGTGATTAACACAGATGAGGGGATTAGACCAGACACTACTATTGAAAAGTTATTAAAATTAAAAACCGTGGCGAAAGATGGTAAGTTTGTTACTGCCGGTAATGCTTCACAGCTTAGCGATGGTGCCGGCGCTTTGGCTGTTATGTCCGATGATAAAGCTAGGGAGCTTGACATCGAGCCGCTCATGAAGATTATAGGATATAACTCTGTGGGAGTAGATCCGCTATATGTTATGGAAGCACCTATACCCGGCATTAAAAAACTATTAGAAAAAACAGGATTTAAAGTTGAAGACATAGATCTGTTCGAACACAATGAGGCTTATGCATCTGCTAGCGTAGCTGTGAAAAAAGCATTGAATATCCCTGACGATAAATTCAATGTGAACGGAGGTGCTGTGGCTCTAGGACATCCTTTAGGTGCAAGTGGTGCAAGAGTGTTAACCACGTTGATATATAACCTGATCCATTACAAAAAAAGATATGGTATTGCTTCTCTATGCTTGGGTGGCGGAAATGCAGTTTCTATGCTTATAGAAAATCTAAAAATGTGA
- a CDS encoding beta-ketoacyl synthase N-terminal-like domain-containing protein translates to MNPVIVSAVRTPVGKYGKGFLGVSANELGAITIKEALRRANINSESVDEVIMGNVISCGLGQNPARQAALKAGFSYSISPFTVNKVCGSGLKSVMLAAQSIKAGDNQIVIAGGMENMSNSPYYVRGARFGLKYDNTIFEDAMIVDGLWDAYYNVHMIKTG, encoded by the coding sequence ATGAATCCTGTTATAGTTTCTGCTGTAAGGACACCGGTTGGAAAATATGGAAAAGGTTTTTTAGGAGTATCTGCAAACGAACTTGGTGCTATCACAATCAAGGAAGCACTTAGAAGGGCAAATATAAATTCAGAATCTGTAGATGAGGTAATTATGGGAAACGTGATCTCTTGCGGATTGGGGCAAAACCCGGCAAGGCAGGCTGCTTTGAAGGCTGGATTTTCATATAGCATAAGCCCTTTTACGGTTAACAAGGTATGTGGTTCGGGCTTAAAGTCTGTGATGTTAGCAGCTCAGTCTATCAAGGCTGGTGACAACCAGATCGTGATAGCCGGAGGAATGGAGAACATGAGCAACTCGCCTTATTATGTTCGTGGCGCTCGGTTTGGGTTGAAATATGATAATACAATATTTGAGGATGCGATGATTGTAGACGGACTATGGGATGCCTATTACAATGTACACATGATAAAGACGGGAG
- a CDS encoding 3-hydroxyacyl-CoA dehydrogenase NAD-binding domain-containing protein, whose product MQKEKIVVFGAGTMGHGIATVFAANDFSVFLLDVDQKYLDNARIKIKKNLEKMSSKGAVIGSVDEALNRIMYTTDLNVAKDADLVVEAIIENIEEKKKLFKKLNEIANRQAILASNTSSISITQLGSFTDRPENVVGMHFFNPVPVLKLVEIVRGLGTSDDTIMKVTDFAKKVGKVPVLVSDYPGFVANRILMPFINEGIYTLQENIATKESIDSIAKLGFNMPMGPLELADLIGLDVCLDIMNVLYRDFGNQKYSPCPLLKKMVAAGKLGRKSGEGFYKY is encoded by the coding sequence ATGCAAAAAGAAAAAATTGTGGTGTTTGGAGCTGGAACAATGGGACATGGTATTGCTACAGTGTTTGCAGCAAATGATTTTTCTGTATTCCTACTAGATGTGGATCAGAAGTATCTGGATAATGCCAGGATCAAAATAAAGAAAAACTTGGAAAAGATGTCTAGCAAAGGTGCAGTAATTGGCTCTGTGGATGAAGCGTTGAACAGAATTATGTACACTACCGATCTGAATGTTGCAAAAGATGCAGATCTTGTTGTGGAGGCAATAATAGAGAATATTGAAGAAAAAAAGAAGTTATTTAAAAAGCTCAATGAAATTGCGAACAGGCAGGCAATACTTGCTTCCAATACCTCTTCAATCTCTATCACGCAGTTAGGCTCTTTTACAGACAGACCTGAAAATGTAGTAGGTATGCATTTCTTCAATCCCGTTCCAGTTTTAAAACTAGTAGAGATAGTAAGAGGACTGGGCACTTCTGATGATACGATAATGAAAGTAACAGACTTTGCAAAGAAAGTTGGCAAAGTTCCTGTGCTTGTATCTGATTACCCGGGGTTTGTTGCAAACAGGATTTTGATGCCGTTTATAAATGAGGGTATCTATACTCTGCAAGAAAACATTGCCACAAAAGAGTCCATAGATTCCATTGCCAAGCTAGGATTTAATATGCCGATGGGCCCGTTAGAACTTGCAGATCTGATCGGTTTGGATGTATGTCTTGACATAATGAATGTGTTGTACCGAGACTTTGGAAACCAAAAATACAGCCCATGTCCCCTATTAAAGAAAATGGTGGCTGCCGGGAAATTAGGCAGAAAGTCTGGCGAAGGATTTTATAAGTATTGA